The genomic window CGAATACAATACTTGAGATCTGAATTCTTTTGGAAGGACTAGCTGTTGAATCTCCTTTCCACAAGGGCTCTTAGTAACTCTGTACAAAAGATTGTGGTGAATGACTAACTTGTCTCTCTGTTGTCTCAGTAGAGATTCAGAAAGAATTGAGTTCTTTGAAGCTGAAAGAACTTTCCCTTTTTTGACTTCTAGTCTCACAGGTCCAATGATGGAGTCCTGCTCTTGAGCTAGTCTCAAGTCTAAGTTGGACAACTGCGCCTTATGTTCCAGCTCCAACTGTATGGGGCAAACGTATGCAGAGGGGATACTTTCTGGAGGAGAATTCCTAACTGATCTACTAACCTACCACTAGATTCTTCAGAAGGATTAGTATCTGCAAGCTTACAGATCGCCTTCACACCTGACCTAGGGATGTCAATCCATTCAACTGGCACGTCACTGGACATAGGATATCTTGACAACATGTCAGCATCAATGTTGTGATGACCAGGTTTGTACTGGAGATCAAAATCGTAAGTGGCTAGGGCAGCCAACCACCTATGACCTGTGGCATTCAGTTTTGCACTTGTTAACACGTAAGTCAAGGGGTTGTTGTCAGTCTTAACTGTGAATTTTGCGCCATACAAATAATCATGAAATTTGTCAACTATGGCCCATTTTAATGCTAGGAAGTCCAATTGATGTATTGGGTAACGCTGTTCAGCTGTACTCAATTTGCGGCTTGCACAGGCAACTGGCCTTAACCCTTCTGGATATTCCTGGTTCAGCACCGCCCCCAGTCCACTCAAGCTTGCATCCACATGTAATATGTAGGGCTTAGCTGGATCAGCATACGCAAGCACTGGAGCATGTGTAAGGCAATGAATGATGTGATGGAAAGCATCTGTGCATGCCTTGTCCCATCTCTCACCAAACGGCTCAGATTCCTGGTAGTATTTCCCCTTTAGCACAGCTTTGCATTGACCCTTTGCAGGAGGATACCCTTTAGTTAATTCGGTCAATGGTCTTACAATCGCGGAATAGTTCTTGATAAATCTGCGGTAAAATCCGCAAAATCCAAGAAAAGATCTCAAAGACTTCAAATCAGTGGGCATTTTCCAGTTGATGACAGCCTTCACCTTTTCAGGATCTGGAGATACTCCTGCTGCAGATACCACATGCCCCACATAATTAACCTTCGGCTGACAGAACTGGCACTTGTCAATAGAGACTTTTAGACCATACTCTTGTAGTCTATCCAGCACTTTCAACAACCTCTCCTCATGTTCTTCTAATGTCCGTTCAAAGACAATAATATCATCCAAGTACACGATAACTTGGAGGAGATGCATGTCTCCAACAGCCTTCTCCATTAATCGTTGAAAAGTGGCTGGAGCCCCAGTCACACCCTGTGGCATACGTTCAAATTGGTAGAAGCCGAGAGGGCAAATGAACGCAGTCTTTTCTTTATCCTCATCAGCCATTTCAATTTGGTAATATCCACTGCGTAAATCTAAAACAGAAAACCACTTACTCCCCGACAAACAGTCTAAAGCGTCCTCTATCTTAGGGGTGGTATATTGGTCTGGGATGGTTCTGGCATTTAGAGTCCGATGAATCAATACACATTCGAATGGCTCCATTCTTTTTCCTGGCAATGACTATTGGTGAAGCATATGGACTTTTAGACTCAGTTATGATACCTGCCGCCAGTAGATCTTTCAAATGTCGCCAGGACATCATCGATGTCTGCAGGTGCAATTCTTCTAGATCGCTCACGAAAGGGTCTGGAATCATTTAGTCTGATGGTATGTTTCACGTCTTTAGCTTTCCCCACATCCCATTCGGTCACAGAAAACACGACTCCTCGCTCCGACAGCTTTTCTCTCAACCTTGCTTTCCAATTGGCTGGAATAGGGGAGTCACCAAACTTAAAGATTTGTGGATCTAATCTTTTGGAAGCAGCCTGAACTCCCTGTGCTACTGTGACAGTGTCAGTGGGGGATACTTTAGCAATGACCGTCCCTACAGGTATAGTGATGTCTCGGGAGGTGTCATTGCACACTAGCAATTTGAAACTATCCACATTCAGGTTAGAAGAATGGAGAACCATAGGTGGAACAAGAATTCCTGCTGGAAGTGGGTTATCCTCAAATGCTTCAAGAAGAAAAATGTCTTTCCTCAGTTGTTTCTTCATTTCTACTTTGCACATTGCATACCTCTCACCTCTCGATGATATGGTTAACCCTCCTGGTCCCATCCACAAAATTTGTCCCTCCTCTGAATCAGAGACCTCCACTTTCCCTTTGATCTGTGGCACATGAAGTTTCAGCACTTCTGATTGGATTCTCAATGAGTAGGCTTGATTAGAGGCACTAGAGTCTAAGCTGAATGTGGTCAGTCGCTGGAAGAAGTTTGCATTAGTTCCAATAATAACCGGAACCTGCTGAGTACTTTGCGGTTCTGGGCAAACCAATGCCAGGATAGAAACAGTCTCAGCTTCACCAGTGAGTATAGGAAGGAAAGGAGATGTCTACCACTATGTAGCCCTTGTACGGATAACTTGATTCACTCAGTCCCCAAATGGACAATCCAGCAAGTGGTTGAATAGGAACGTGGGACAAGTATTTGGAATACCATTGTTCAAAGACAATAGTCACCTGCGATCCGCTATCAAGAAGGGCTGTACATGGACATCCATTCACCTCCACAGGAATGGTAGAAACAGGACCCACTAGTCCACTGGGGAGAGAATTAGCTTTATTGTTTGCCATTTGACTCTGATCAAAGGAACAATTAAGACTATTAGCAGAAGCATTGTCTCCAGCTGATCTGCTTCTCTCAGATTTGGCTTGTCGAAGAGAGCGCACTAGTTTCTGTATCACTAGCGTGGTATTTTCTGGAGCTTTACACTTAGTGGCAATGTGCCCATCCTCTCCGCAACGGTAGCAAAAGAAATCTTCTCGATTCCTTGATGATCTTCTCTGAGTTTGAGACTGAACTGGCTTTGGATTCAAAATGTCCTGTGGTGATTGCTTAGTAGAAGCTCACATTCATCACTGACAATTGCTCTTGTAACTTCTGAACCTGTTTTTTTAACAGTTGCACCTCCGACTCTTCCTGAGTTTCAGCCTTTTTCTTAACTTGTTGGTCTCTAGACTCCACTCTCAATGATGCAACCGGATTTTTCCCAGAATCATCTCCCAATCTCAATCTTAACTCCTGCATTTCCTCTCGTAGTTGTTTCGCCTCAGAAGAGTTCATTTTGTCATCATGTTTCAGAATGTATGGGCTTTACCGATGTTTTGATCTTATGACGGGCAGACTCATTTTCCTCTGCTTCCTTAATTTCGTTCAATAATGCTAGGAAATTGGGAGGGTTTGCTTTCCTTTCCCTTAGTCTCAACTGCAGCAGCATAAGATCTGCTTCAACAGCTCCTCGGATCAGTTGTTCAATCCTCACTCTGTCCAATTAACTGTGGTGCCAATCCTCCTCTCTGAACCACTTTAGTTAAAGATTTCTCTATTCGCCTCAGAAAATCAGACAATGCCTCTCCTGGTGATTGTCGAAGAAGACGGAAAGCAAAGTAGAGATCCTCTCCAGATTCAAATGTTCCAAAAGTATTCTCCAAGGCATCCAGATACTGCAAAGCACTAGCATCTGGACTTGAAAATCTCACAGCCTTAACAATATCCAGTGCTGGGCCTTTTAAACACTccattattcttcttcttttctccTTTTCGGAACATTCACACTCTACAGTCATCAATCTGGCTTGTTCCATCCAGTTTTCCAAACTTTCCTCTCCTGTTGGCGTGGGAACAGTACCCGAAAAGGTACGTAATCTGCGATAAGCACTAGCATCAGTCGATGGTTTGGAGGTTTTCTCCAATAGTTCACCCACGGCACGTATGATAGATTCAGGAGAACTAGCAGTAGAGGTAGACTGAGTGAATAGAGCTTGCAAGTCAGACATAGATTTTCCCTCTTCACTTAAGAACTTGGATAGTTTCTGTGAGAATTCTGAAATGGGCACCTCAGCTAAAGCCACTACTACCTTCCAAGCTTCCTCTCCTTCAGCGGGCAGTAATTCTGGTGGGATGCGAGCTGGATCAATGACTTCTTTGCATTCACAGAGCACCAAGGTAGTATTAGGACATTGGTCCTGATCTTGAGTCTTTCACACGAACCCTGCCAAAAGCTTTTACAGTCTGCACTGTCTCTTCTATAAACGCCACATCAGTTTTAGCAGGCACTCCTATTAACAGTATGCCATGATTCTCCTCAATGTCCACTTCCTTACACCATTTGGACAACTCAGCAAGCAGAATTGGATCCCGTGCAAAAGCCATGCTTGGAGTTCTGGAAAATTATTGTCAGTTCACTCAAATAATCTCAATATTTAATTCAACTCTTGTTTACTAGGGTCAGCTAATGACAGGAAAGAAgaaatcccggacgagcccccataAATGTGTAGCGCCCCCTACCCTCTTCTTGTAATGGGTGGAGCACCGGGTTCTAATGATGTGTCTCTCGACTTAATTAATCTACTTCTTTCCCTTTCTCCCTTCTGATCACTTTACATAAACTAAAATGTTATATGATAGTCTGTCTGATGTACTGTTAATGTAAATCACAAAAAGGTAAGTTCTTATCAATTACCaagtaattttatttaacagaaaataagaatgaaatactgtaaatcaagaatgaaatattcaaataaatttcAAACGTCTGTTGTGTATTTTCTTTCACCATAAAATCACTGTTTGAACTTCTTCAGCTCAGAAAATCCAAAATCTGGTACTCAAATATCAATGTTCAAAATTTACCAGtaagaaaaaataatacaattctCTTTTGAGATATAGTAATATAACAACAAAATCAAGGTGTGATATACACGGTATAAATCACGTGAATAAACCAAATATGTAATGTGGgcccacacacactctcacagtTTCAAAATCCCCAACCTGTTGCAGGCCTGTGATGTCGCTTGAGAACGGTGTGGCCGTTAAAACCAACAAATGGCCTCTTCGCTCCAGAGAGCTAAATAAACAAACGAATGTACCTGTGTCTCCGTGGGATGAGACTCGCGCTGTCCACCGAATCGCGTTATGAATTACATATGCGTCTGCAGTCTCACCAGCTGTCCGCCGAATGACAATGAATCCTGCGATGCCAGAGGAATTCTA from Megalobrama amblycephala isolate DHTTF-2021 linkage group LG17, ASM1881202v1, whole genome shotgun sequence includes these protein-coding regions:
- the LOC125251909 gene encoding paraneoplastic antigen Ma1 homolog — encoded protein: MAFARDPILLAELSKWCKEVDIEENHGILLIGVPAKTDVAFIEETVQTVKAFGRVQVIDPARIPPELLPAEGEEAWKVVVALAEVPISEFSQKLSKFLSEEGKSMSDLQALFTQSTSTASSPESIIRAVGELLEKTSKPSTDASAYRRLRTFSGTVPTPTGEESLENWMEQARLMTVECECSEKEKRRRIMECLKGPALDIVKAVRFSSPDASALQYLDALENTFGTFESGEDLYFAFRLLRQSPGEALSDFLRRIEKSLTKVVQRGGLAPQLIGQSED